CAGATCCCGCGGCGGCAGGGCGAACGGCGGTGCGGGCAGGGCGTGGACGGCCCGCAGCAGCACCGCCAGGTCCTCGGGACCGGCGGGGCGTACGGCTTCCGGGAGCCGGTGCCACAGGGTCAGCGGATGCCCGTCCACCAGTCGCGGCTTCGGCTCGGCGGCGCGGACCGCGGGGATGCCGGAGGCGGCGAACCAGTCGGCCACCGCCAGTTCGCGTTCGGCCCGCTCCAGCAGTGCGGCTTCCCGGCCCACCTTGACCACGAGGCCGCCGACGGCGAACACGGCGTTCTCGCCGAGCGCGAGCAGCAGCGGTTCCCGGAGCCCCGCGCCGGTGAGGCCCGCAGCCGCCAGTACGTCCCTCGCCCGCGCTTCGTCCATGCCGCCGTTCTACCACTCACAGCGGGTCGCCGAGCGGGCCGTGCTCCGCCTCCAGGTTCTTCGCCCAGTGGGCGGCGAAGTCGGGCAGGGTGCCGTCGGCGTCGGTGAACCCGTACTCCTGGTACAGCCCCCAAGTGGCCAGGGCCCGTCCGGACTTGGCCATGATCTGGGGGTCGGCGGCCAGCGCCGCGACCGCCCGGCCCAGGTATGCGGGAGATTCGGAGTGGGCGAAGTCCGGGTCCTGCGCCACGCCGTCGCGCCAGTCGGCCTCGGTGACGCCGAAGTGGTCGAGCACGGCCTCCGAGCGCAGGAAGCCGGGCGTGATCGCCACGGCGGCGACACCGTGCGGCCTGAGCTCGGCGGACTGGGCGAAGGCGAGGCGGATCACCGCCGACTTCGCCAGGTCGTAGAAGAACGAACCGCGGTAGCGGGCGGTGTTGCCGTCGGTGACCTCGACCACCAGCCCGCTCCCGCGGGCGACCATCAGCGGCAGCGCGAACCGGCTCGTGATCACATGGGTCTCCACGGCCTGCCGCAGCAGCCGCAGACCGGTGTCCAGGTCCTGTCCCCACAAGGGGTGTTCCCAGTCGGTCAGCGGATCCCCGCCCCACACCGAGTTGACCAGGACGTCGAGCCGCCCGTCCTGCTCCACGGCGATCCGCTCGACGAGGGCCCGGACCTCCTCGGGACGGCTGTGGTCGGTGCGGACGGGCACACCCACCCCGCCCGCGGCCGTCACCCGGGCCGCCGTGTCCTCGATCGTCTCCGGCCGGCCCATCTCCGAGCGGCCGGCGGCGCCGCTGCTGCGCCCGGTCACGTACACGGTCGCGCCGGCGGCGCCGAGCTCTACGGCGATGCCCCGTCCGCCGCCGCGGGTACCGCCGGCGACCAGGGCCACCTTTCCGGCCAGGGGCGTTTCGGTCGGGGGCTTTCCCGCCGTGGCCTTTCCGGCCGCGGGTGTTCCCCCGGGCGGGCGGGTGTCGGTCGTCATCGGTCCTCCGGTGCGTGGTGGTCCCGCGGCGGATTCCGCGGCGGGAGGTGGGGGAGCAGTACCGCGTCGAGTTCCTGCCGAAGCCGCTGCGCCAGGCTGCCTTGGCGTTCGACGGCCCAGGTCAGGCCCGCGCCGGCGGTGACCGCCTGCACGGTGCCGGCCAGCGCCGCGACATCGGCCCCGGCGCGCAGCTCACCGGCCTCGGCGGCCCGCGCCAGCAGTGCCTCGATCGCCCGCCGCTGGGCCCGGTGCACCGCGAGGGCGCGTTCGTACAGCTGCGGATCGGTGAGGTCCGTACACAGGAAGGCCAGATGGTGGGCGAAGCTCTCCGGCGTGTCCATCCCGGCCATGTGCCCCGCCGTCAGCGCCGCCAGCGCTTCGAGCGCGGACGTCCCGGCCTCCCGTACCCGCCCGGCCGCCTCGCCGGCCTCGCCCGCCTCCTTCGCCGACCGGTCGGCCAGCGCCAGCAGCAGACCGCGCTTGGAGCCGAAGCGCTGCACCAGCGTGCCGGGCACCAGGCCCACCTCCCGCGCCACCGCGGCCAGGGTGAGCCCCGCGGGCCCCACCCTGCCCATGACCTGCGCGGTCGCACGCAGGATCTCCTCGTCCTCGATCCCCCGGGGGCGCCCCACGGCCGCCCACCTCCCTCAGTTAATGAATGCTCGTTCATTTATTCATACGCGGAGCCGCGCCCCGGCGCAAGGCCGGCCGCCCGGCATCCGGCGGGTGGTGGCTTCCCGCCGGCGGCCCGATGCTGGAGGAGTGGGCGCCGAACCCGAAGGACGCGGGGGCCGTGGCCCGGGGACGGTGACGCGGCGCGCGATCCGCACCACCCTCGCCGCATGCGGCGGCTTCTACTTGTTCCTCTACGGGCTGGACCAGCCCGTGGCGGCCACCTACGCCCTCTTCGGCGTCGTGTCGCTGGCCGCGCTCTCCCACATCCCCGGTACCGGCCGCCAGCGGGCGGCCGTCATGGCCAGGACCACGCCCGCGAGCTGGCTGCTGGTCACGGCCGGCACCTTCCTCGCGGTACGGACCTGGACCGCCGTGGCGGGCATGCTGCTGATCGGCTTCGTACTCGCCTTCGTGGCGGCGGCCGGCCCGCGCGCGGCCGGCGCGACCCCGGGGCTGCAACTGCTGTACATCCTGCCCAGCTTCCCGCCCTACGCCCCGGACACCCTCGGCCAGCGGCTCATCGGGCTCACCTCCGGACTCGTCCTGCTGGTCGTCGCCGAGCTGTGCGTACTGCCCGAACCGCGCGGCCCCACCTACCGGCAACTGGCCGCCGAGGCCGCCATGGTCGCCGCGCGCTGCGCGGACGAGCTGGGCCGGGCGCCGTACACGCTGTCCGCCGGCACCGAGGCGGACGTCCGCGCGGCCGGCGAGTCACTGCGCCCCCTGCGGGTCGACGAGGCCGACCGCCCGGCGGGGCCGGGTCTGCGCGACCGGGCCCTGGCCCACGCCGGCCTGTCCGTCCGTACGCTCCTCGGCCGCATGCAGCACCTGCCGCCACCGCCCCCGGGGAAGGTCCCGCTCAGGTCCGGGGCGGACCTGCTGGCCGCGATCGGGCGGGCCGCCGCCGAGACGGCCGCGCTCCTGTCCGGTACGGGCACCCGCACGGGCGCCGGCACCGGCACCGGCAGCGGGTACGGGGAGGCGCAGACGCTGCGGCGGCTGCGCGACGAGGCCGCCGACCGCGCCGAGCACGAGGAGCAGGGCCTGACCGCCGCCCGCGGCAGGCGCCGCGCCGCACTGCTGGAGGCCGCGGACGCCGGGGTGGCCTTCTCCGTGGCCTCGGACCTGGCGGTCCACGGCCGCCGCGCCCGTATCCCCGGCCCCGGCCCCGGCCCCGGCGGCGTCGGCGTCGGGGCGCCGGGAGCGGTCGATCCGATCCGCTTCTGGTACGCGGGCCGCGGCGCTCCCCTGCTGTGGTGGCACCGGCTGCGGGCCCATGTCGGGCCCCGGTCCGTGTACTTCCAGAACGCCGTCCGCATCGCCCTCGCGCTCGGCGCCGCACGGATCGTCGCGGGCGTGGAGTCGCTGCCACACGGCTTCTGGGCGATGCTGGCCGTCCTCAGCCTGACCCGCACCACGGCCGCCCAGACCAAGGCGACGGTGCGCCTGGCGCTCGCGGGCACGCTGCTCGGGGCGCTCCTCGCCGCGGGCGTGCTGGCCCTGGTGGGCGGCAGGACCACCGTCTACGCGCTGGTCCTGCCGGTCGTCATGGCCGTCGCGTTCCGGGTCGGGCCGGTCCGGGGCGTGGGCTGGGCGCAGGGCATGTTCACCCTCGTCGTGTCGTTCGTCTTCGCGCAACTGGCGCCGGTGACCTGGCGGCTGGCTGAGGTCAGGCTGCTGGACGTGATCGTCGGCAGCATGATCGGTGTCGTCTTCGGGCTGCTCGCCTGGCCGCGTGGGGCCCAGGCCGAGCTGCACCGGGCCGTCGCCGAGCTCCTGGAACGGGAGGCCGAGGCGGTCGAGCGCACCACGGCCGCGGTGGCGGCGGGTGTTCCGGGGACCGTGCCCGACGACCGGGCGCTGCAGCTCGCGCTGGCCCTGGCGGAGAGCGCGTACGCGCAGCGCCAGGGCGAGCCGAGGGCGCCCGCGCCGGGTGCTCCGGACTGGCAGGCCGCCATGATGACGGGCCATCACGTGCTGTGGGGCTCGCGGCGGCTGCTGGCCCGCTCCGGACCCGTACTCGACACCGCGCACCGGGACCGCCTGGGCGGCCGTACGGTCGAACTCGTCGCGGCGATGTACGGGGCGGCCCGCCGAGCGGCAGCCGCACCGGGCACGAGCCCGCCGCAACCCCCCGTAAACGGGTCCCCAGTACCCGCGGCCCCCGCGCCCGGGTCCCCCGTACCCGGCGGCGGCCGACCGGCGGGGGCGCCGCCGACGGAGGCGGCGGTGGCGGCGCAGGCCCACGAGCAGGAGCCCTCCGCGCCCGGCACCGAAGCGCCGGCCGGTCGGGACGCGCGCGGAGCGGTGCCCTCCGAACCCCCGCCCGGGGCCGCCGGTACGGCCGTAGCCGCCGGGGACGGGGGAGGCGGGGGAGGTGGGGGAGGTGGGGCGTACCCCGACACGCCCGAGAGTGCGGCCCCGTCGCGGTACTTCGGCGCACTCGCCTGGCTCGAATCGCTCACCGTCGACGTCGACCGGGTGCTGGCCCCGTGTCGCGAGCAGCAGCCGCGAAACTAGTTGCACGAGACGTATCGTCTCGTTATCCTCGGATCATGACCTCAGCCAAGCCCGCCCACATCGCCATGTTCTCCATCGCCGCCCACGGGCACGTGAACCCGAGCATCGAGGTGATCCGCGAGCTCGTGGCCCGCGGTCACCGCGTCAGCTACGCCATCCCCGCCTCCTTCGCCGACAAGGTCGCCGAGACCGGCGCCACCCCCGTCGTCTACACCTCCACCCTCCCCACCGACGACGAACCGGAGGCCTGGGGCACTGAACTCATCGACAACCTGGAGCCCTTCCTGAACGACGCCGTCCAGGCCCTCCCGCAGCTCGCCGCCGCCTTCGAAGGCGACGAACCGGACCTCGTCATCCACGACATCACCTCCTACCCGGCGCCCGTCCTCGCCCACCGCTGGGGCGTCCCCGCCGTGTCCCTCTCCCCGA
This DNA window, taken from Streptomyces sp. TN58, encodes the following:
- a CDS encoding FUSC family protein, which produces MGAEPEGRGGRGPGTVTRRAIRTTLAACGGFYLFLYGLDQPVAATYALFGVVSLAALSHIPGTGRQRAAVMARTTPASWLLVTAGTFLAVRTWTAVAGMLLIGFVLAFVAAAGPRAAGATPGLQLLYILPSFPPYAPDTLGQRLIGLTSGLVLLVVAELCVLPEPRGPTYRQLAAEAAMVAARCADELGRAPYTLSAGTEADVRAAGESLRPLRVDEADRPAGPGLRDRALAHAGLSVRTLLGRMQHLPPPPPGKVPLRSGADLLAAIGRAAAETAALLSGTGTRTGAGTGTGSGYGEAQTLRRLRDEAADRAEHEEQGLTAARGRRRAALLEAADAGVAFSVASDLAVHGRRARIPGPGPGPGGVGVGAPGAVDPIRFWYAGRGAPLLWWHRLRAHVGPRSVYFQNAVRIALALGAARIVAGVESLPHGFWAMLAVLSLTRTTAAQTKATVRLALAGTLLGALLAAGVLALVGGRTTVYALVLPVVMAVAFRVGPVRGVGWAQGMFTLVVSFVFAQLAPVTWRLAEVRLLDVIVGSMIGVVFGLLAWPRGAQAELHRAVAELLEREAEAVERTTAAVAAGVPGTVPDDRALQLALALAESAYAQRQGEPRAPAPGAPDWQAAMMTGHHVLWGSRRLLARSGPVLDTAHRDRLGGRTVELVAAMYGAARRAAAAPGTSPPQPPVNGSPVPAAPAPGSPVPGGGRPAGAPPTEAAVAAQAHEQEPSAPGTEAPAGRDARGAVPSEPPPGAAGTAVAAGDGGGGGGGGGGAYPDTPESAAPSRYFGALAWLESLTVDVDRVLAPCREQQPRN
- a CDS encoding TetR/AcrR family transcriptional regulator: MGRPRGIEDEEILRATAQVMGRVGPAGLTLAAVAREVGLVPGTLVQRFGSKRGLLLALADRSAKEAGEAGEAAGRVREAGTSALEALAALTAGHMAGMDTPESFAHHLAFLCTDLTDPQLYERALAVHRAQRRAIEALLARAAEAGELRAGADVAALAGTVQAVTAGAGLTWAVERQGSLAQRLRQELDAVLLPHLPPRNPPRDHHAPEDR
- a CDS encoding SDR family oxidoreductase, which encodes MTTDTRPPGGTPAAGKATAGKPPTETPLAGKVALVAGGTRGGGRGIAVELGAAGATVYVTGRSSGAAGRSEMGRPETIEDTAARVTAAGGVGVPVRTDHSRPEEVRALVERIAVEQDGRLDVLVNSVWGGDPLTDWEHPLWGQDLDTGLRLLRQAVETHVITSRFALPLMVARGSGLVVEVTDGNTARYRGSFFYDLAKSAVIRLAFAQSAELRPHGVAAVAITPGFLRSEAVLDHFGVTEADWRDGVAQDPDFAHSESPAYLGRAVAALAADPQIMAKSGRALATWGLYQEYGFTDADGTLPDFAAHWAKNLEAEHGPLGDPL